A region from the Pogoniulus pusillus isolate bPogPus1 chromosome 13, bPogPus1.pri, whole genome shotgun sequence genome encodes:
- the FLII gene encoding protein flightless-1 homolog: MAATGVLPFVRGVDLSGNDFKGGYFPEHVKAMTSLRWLKLNRTGLCYLPEELAALQKLEHLSVSHNSLTTLHGELSGLPCLRAIVARANQLKNSGVPDDIFQLDDLSVLDLSYNQLTECPRELENAKNMLVLNLGHNSIETIPNQLFINLTDLLYLDLSNNKLESLPPQLRRLVHLQTLILNNNPLLHAQLRQLPAMTALQTLHLRNTQRTQSNLPTSLEGLVNLTDVDLSCNELSRVPECLYTLGSLRRLNLSSNQITELSLCIDQWTQLETLNLSRNQLTSLPSAICKLTKLKKMYLNSNKLDFDGIPSGIGKLVNLEEFMAANNNLELIPESLCRCSKLRKLVLNKNRLVTLPEAIHFLTDVEILDVRENPSLVMPPKPVDQTSEWYNIDFSLQNQLRLAGASPATVAAAAAGSGTKDPLARKMRLRRRKDSAQDDQAKQVLKGMSDVAQEKNKKIEESGEAKAPDLKTRRWDQGLEKPQLDYSEFFSEDVGQLPGLCVWQIENFVPTLVDEAFHGKFYEADCYIVLKTFLDENGSLNWEIYYWIGQEATLDKKACSAIHAVNLRNYLGAECRSIREEMGDESDEFLQVFDNDISYIEGGTASGFFTVEDTQYVTRLYRVYGKKNVKLEPVALKGTSLDPRFVFLLDHGLNLFVWRGSQATLSSTTKARLFAEKINKNERKGKAEITLLTQGQETPEFWEVLGGQPEEIRPCVPDDFQPHKPKLYKVGLGLGYLELPQINYKLSVEHKKRLKADLMPEMRLLQSLLDTKSVYILDCWSDVFIWIGRKSPRLVRAAALKLSQELCSMLHRPKHAMVTRNLEGTECQVFKSKFKNWDDVLRVDYTRNAETVLQEGGLAGKVRKDAEKKDQMKADLTALFLPRQPPMPLSEAEQLMEEWNEDLDGMEGFVLEGKKFARLPEEEFGHFHTHDCYVFLCRYWVPVEYEEDDEKKKKSEGKGEEEGEEEEEEKQPEEDFQCIVYFWQGREASNMGWLTFTFSLQKKFESLFPGKLEVVRMTQQQENPKFLSHFKRRFVIHRGKRKDRASPPQPSLYHIRTNGGALCTRCIQINTDAGLLNSEFCFILKVPFESTDNQGIVYTWVGRAADPDEAKLAEDIMNHMFDDTYSKQVINEGEEPENFFWVGIGSQKPYDEDAEYMKHSRLFRCSNEKGYFSVSEKCSDFCQDDLADDDIMLLDNGREVYMWVGTQTSQVEIKLSLKACQVYIQHMRSKDPSHPRKLRLVRKGNEPWPFTRCFHAWSVFRKPPA, encoded by the exons ATGGCGGCCACCGGCGTCCTGCCTTTCGTCCGCGGCGTCGACCTCAGCGGCAACGACTTCAAG GGTGGCTACTTCCCAGAGCATGTGAAGGCAATGACCAGCCTGCGCTGGCTGAAGCTGAACCgtacagggctctgctacctgccTGAGGAGCTTGCTGCCCTCcagaagctg GAACACCTCTCTGTGAGTCACAACAGCCTCACCACACTCCATGGCGAGCTCTCTGGACTGCCCTGCCTCAGA GCAATCGTGGCTCGTGCAAACCAACTGAAGAACTCGGGAGTCCCTGATGATATCTTCCAGCTGGATGACCTCTCAGTGCTG GACCTGAGCTACAACCAGCTCACAGAATGTCCCCGGGAACTGGAGAATGCCAAGAACATGCTGGTCCTCAACCTTGGCCACAACAG CATCGAGACCATCCCCAACCAGCTCTTCATCAACCTGACAGACCTGCTCTACCTCGACCTGAGCAACAACAAGCTGGAAAGCCTTCCACCACAGCTGAGACGCCTGGTCCACCTTCAGACCCTCATCCTCAACAACAACCCCCTCCTGCACGCGCAGCTCCG GCAGCTACCAGCGATGACAGCCTTGCAGACTCTCCACCTGAGGAACACCCAGCGCACGCAGAGCAACCTGCCCACCAGCCTTGAGGGCCTGGTGAACCTGACAG ATGTGGACCTGTCCTGCAACGAGCTCAGTCGTGTTCCTGAGTGCCTCtacaccctgggcagcctgcggcGCCTCAACCTCAGCAGCAATCAGATCACGGAGCTGTCCCTCTGCATTGACCAGTGGACCCAGCTGGAGACCCTCAACCTGTCCCGCAACCAGCTCACCTCCTTGCCT tcAGCCATCTGCAAGCTGACCAAGCTGAAGAAGATGTACCTGAACTCCAACAAGCTCGACTTTGATGGCATCCCCTCGGGCATCGGCAAGCTTGTTAACCTTGAGGAGTTCATGGCAGCCAACAACAACCTGGAGCTCATCCCTGAGAGTCTGTGCAG GTGCTccaagctgaggaagctggtgcTGAACAAGAACCGCCTGGTGACGCTGCCAGAGGCCATCCACTTCCTGACGGATGTGGAG ATCCTGGATGTGCGTGAGAACCCCAGCCTGGTGATGCCCCCGAAGCCAGTGGATCAGACATCGGAGTGGTACAACATCGACTTCTCCCTGCAGAACCagctccgcctggctggagctTCCCCAGCCACTGTCGCGGCTGCTGCCGCAG GAAGTGGCACCAAGGACCCTCTGGCCCGCAAGATGCGGCTCCGGCGGCGCAAGGACTCTGCTCAGGATGACCAGGCCAAGCAGGTGCTGAAAGGGATGTCAGATGTGGCTCAAGAGAAGAACAAGAAGATAGAG GAGAGCGGGGAGGCAAAAGCACCCGACCTGAAGACGCGGCGCTGGGACCAGGGCCTGGAGAAGCCACAGCTGGACTACTCGGAGTTCTTCAGTGAGGACGTGGGGCAGCTGCCTGGCCTCTGCGTCTGGCAGATCGAGAACTTCGTGCCCACGCTGGTGGATGAGGCTTTCCACGGCAAGTTCTACGAGGCTGACTGCTACATTGTGCTGAAG ACTTTCCTGGATGAGAACGGTTCCCTCAACTGGGAGATCTACTACTGGATCGGGCAGGAGGCCACGCTGGACAAGAAGGCCTGCTCCGCCATCCACGCCGTCAACCTCCGTAACTACCTGGGGGCTGAGTGCCGCAGCATCCGGGAGGAGATGGGGGATGAGAGTGATGAGTTCCTTCAG GTTTTTGACAATGACATCTCCTACATTGAGGGTGGCACAGCCAGTGGCTTCTTCACCGTTGAGGATACACAGTATGTCACCAG GCTGTACCGTGTCTATGGGAAGAAGAATGTCAAGCTGGAACCAGTGGCACTGAAAGGGACATCACTGGACCCACG GTTTGTCTTCCTCCTGGACCACGGCCTCAACCTCTTTGTATGGCGTGGGAGCCAGGCCACACTGAGCAGCACCACCAAAGCCAG gctctttgCCGAGAAGATCAACAAGAATGAGCggaaaggcaaggcagagatcacactGCTCACCCAAGGCCAGGAGACCCCTGAAttctgggaggtgctgggggggcaGCCCGAGGAGATCCGGCCCTGTGTCCCTGATGACTTCCAGCCTCACAAGCCCAAGCTGTACAAG GTTGGCCTGGGCCTGGGCTACCTGGAGCTGCCCCAGATCAACTACAAGCTCTCAGTGGAGCacaagaagaggctgaaggctgATCTGATGCCAGAGATGCGTCTG ctgcagagcctgctggacACCAAGAGCGTGTACATCCTGGACTGCTGGTCCGACGTCTTCATCTGGATAGGGAGGAAGTCTCCGCGTCTGGTGCGGGCGGCGgcactgaagctgagccaggagctctgcagcatgcTGCACCGGCCCAAGCATGCCATGGTCACCAGGAACCTGGAGGGCACCGAGTGCCAG GTGTTCAAATCCAAGTTCAAGAACTGGGATGATGTCCTGCGTGTGGATTACACCCGCAACGCCGAGACGGTGCTGCAGGAGGGTGGCCTCGCTGGCAAGGTCCGCAAGGATGCTGAGAAGAAGGACCAGATGAAGGCTGACCTCACGGCGCTCTTCCTGCCCCGCCAGCCCCCCATGCCCCTGAGTGAG gcagagcagctgatggaagAGTGGAACGAGGATCTGGATGGCATGGAGGGCTTTGTGCTGGAGGGCAAGAAATTCGCTCGCCTGCCCGAGGAGGAGTTTGGCCACTTCCACACCCACGACTGCTATGTTTTCCTCTGCAG GTACTGGGTGCCAGTGGAATAtgaggaggatgatgagaagaagaagaagagtgagggcaaaggggaagaggaaggtgaggaagaggaggaggagaagcagcctgaagaagacttCCAGTGCATCGTCTACTTTTGGCAGGGCCGGGAGGCCTCCAACATGGGCTGGCTTACCTTCACCTTCAGCCTCCAGAAGAAGTTTGAGAGTCTCTTCCCTGGCAAGctggag GTCGTGCGCAtgacccagcagcaggagaaccCCAAGTTCCTCTCGCACTTCAAGAGGAGGTTTGTCATCCACCGGGGCAAGCGGAAGGACAGGGCCAGCccgccccagcccagcctctaTCACATCCGCACCAACGGTGGAGCTCTCTGCACCAg GTGCATCCAGATCAACACAGATGCTGGTCTGCTCAACTCAGAGTTTTGCTTCATCCTCAAG GTGCCCTTTGAAAGCACAGACAACCAAGGCATAGTCTACACCTGGGTAGGCCGGGCTGCTGACCCCGACGAGGCCAAGCTGGCCGAGGACATCATGAACCACATGTTTGATGACACCTACAGCAAGCAG GTGATCAATGAAGGAGAAGAACCTGAAAACTTCTTCTGGGTGGGTATTGGGAGCCAAAAGCCTtatgatgaagatgctgaataCATGAAGCACTCCCGGCTCTTCAG GTGCTCCAACGAGAAGGGCTATTTCTCTGTGTCTGAGAAGTGCTCCGATTTCTGCCAGGATGACCTGGCTGATGATGACATCATGCTGCTGGACAACGGGCGGGAG GTCTACATGTGGGTGGGCACCCAGACCAGCCAGGTGGAGATAAAGCTAAGCCTCAAGGCAtgccag GTCTACATCCAGCACATGCGCTCCAAGGACCCGAGTCATCCCCGCAAGCTCCGGCTGGTGCGGAAAGGCAACGAGCCCTGGCCCTTCACCCGCTGCTTCCACGCCTGGAGTGTCTTCCGCAAGCCACCTGCCTAA